In Aspergillus nidulans FGSC A4 chromosome II, the genomic stretch GACTATTATCAGAGGCTGCCGGTTTCTGCTGATTAGGGTAACCAGGGCTCCAAATCCCGAATCCGTGCTTTGGTTTCGGCAAGCTGTCTGAGAAGTATTAACAACAATGCTGCAACAGATACCAATTGCTCTTACTGTTTGGCGCTATTTCTTACCGAGGCGACCTCCGCGTCACTGTGCAGCGAACACCAGAAATACGACATGGTTCGCAATCGGGTTTGCCGCCGTCACACCGAATCTGTCAATATTTCCGTTGTAAGGGACGTATCCTTGCACTTGCAGCGGGTTGTCAAGCTATCCACGTACATTTTTTGTTGGCAGAAGTCGCAAGCGCGTCGTAACCTACCGCCGCGCCGCGGGGGAGTCGGTGTGCTCATTCTGCAGCCAACTAAACGAACCGCATTAGCCAGATAGTGGACCTGTCCCTGCGGATATATGAAGGTAAATGGAGGAAGGCCGTTGAGATAAGTTAAGTTATACCTGTGGCTGAGTCAGCGGGAATCGTCTTGCTCCGGATGCACGTGCACCTCTTATCCAGAGTGGAAACCCAGCCTGCAGATCTCTAGATGATCGACAGTCCGTTCTTGGTCCCGTTTCTTCTCTTATTATCCCGTCCCTTCCTCTATCAATGAGATCCACGCGAATCATCAGCTACGTCTCCATCCACGAGTCTACATGTATCTTTACTCGTTGATAATATAGTTCTCCCTTTTTGGCACTCAGTAGAGCTTGCCTTCTGTTACAAGCAAACGAAAGTAGCTGACGACGACAGTGACGAGTTATTGTGAATGATGGAAGTGACGTGCGACTGGTGCAATGGTCCTCAGACTCAGGTACTCGTTGGGCTCAGGACAGAGGTATATAAGTCGCCTCTGTCGGCGTTAAGTCGGGTCTTCAACACGCTGTTTCATTAAGCATCTAATAACTCTAAGGCGGTTGTCTTTATTCTTGCCAAAATGCATCTCCTCCAGGCATGTAAACTAGCTGTCATTGCTACGGCTGGGattgctcttgctcatccCGGTGCTCATGAGCCTAGCTCCTACACTTCTATGAACAAGCGGAACTTCCTGCACAACGCCCGAAGCTCCCTTGACAAGTGTGCCGACAAGCTCGAAGAACGCGGAATCAAGGCCCGTGCTGAAGCCCGCCGTGCAGCCTTGCTCGACAAGCACAGAAGCGCATGTTTACCATTGAACTCGCGACACCGGCAAAGTTGTGAATACTTCCCGCCACTCCGATCTCCACGTCACTCTGAACACCCCGGCGGATGAGCTTTCCGACAAGAACCCTGTCTGCATCCTTGCCCCGGAAGGTGAAATTGGCCCTTTCTGGGTTAAAGGAGAGCTTATTCGCTACGACATCAGCGACGGAGAGGATGGTATTCCTATGTACCTTGACGGGCAGctcatcgacatcaacaCCTGCGAGCCAATTAAGGATCTCTACTGGGACGTGTGGAACTGTAACGCGACTGGTGTCTACTCAGGCGTCCAAAGCAGCATGAATGGCAATGGTGACGATGACTCTAACCTTGACAAAACATTCCTTCGCGGAATTCGGAagactgatgaagatggtgtcGCCGGGTTCAAGACTGTCTTTCCTGGCCACTACTCCGGCCGCACAACGCACGTTCACGTCGTTGCTCACCTCAATGCAACACTTCTGCCTAACAATACTCTTACGGGTGGATACGTTCCCCACATTGGACAGCTGTTCTTCGACCAAGACCTGATTTCCGCGGTTGAGACGACCTACCCAtacaacaccaacaccgtAGCGATCACTGAGAATGCAAACGACCACGTTGTTATAGTCGAGACTGAAGATAGCAATTCCGACCCGTTCTTCCAATATTCTCTGCTTGGTGACTCCATTGAAGATGGCATTTTCGCTTGGGTTACTCTAGGAGTCAACTCTTCCGTTAGCCACGACTCAGCTGTTTCTTATGCCGCCACTCTGATCTCTGATGGAGGTGTCTCAATTTCAAATGCCGGCTCGGGTGTTTCTTTCTGAATCCACACAGATCAATTAACTGATATGTGTGAATGTTGGTCAGCTTTGCAAGCGTCTTGTTTTGTGGATTTCGTTCACTTTGTTACTTTATACTGTGGCTGTATCATAGGTAGTCTTTCCTTCAATTCCACCTATTCTTTTCGTCAAAACCATCAATTACCTCGATTGAAGATACCCCGTAGCAGATTATGCTATCTACCTGATAATGAATAGACACTGTCTGCTGCAGTAGCCTCCCAATTCTAGGAAGTAATGGAAGGCAGTATGTATATTAAGTTAGGGCCTGGATTGTCTTGGCGCCAAGTTGGGTAATCAAGACCCACTGTCGATAAACCAACCAATAGTGGTATTCCTAAGCGCCAGTCCTTCGTGCCTGCCGGTTTCGGATAACGGGGTAGAGCGTGAGAAGGTAATAGCTCTTCACGGACCAACCTAGCTTCTCACAGATCATGGTATACAATGCCATCCAAGAACCCCCCAAGCTGCTTCACTACGGCCAGAGAATCACTTTTTCATTGTCATTTGCTGAGCTTCGTGAAGCAAAATGCCTCCATGGAGACGCAAAGAAAGACCACGCTCGGACAAGGATCACTCAAGCTGCGCTCAGTCAGACACCTTAAGCTTGTCTTCAAAAGGCCAAGCCTCCGCCATGGTATCCCTTCGTTCAGTGACCAGATGTTTCAATGACGAAAACACTGCCGGGACGACCGCAGATCTAGCCACAGGCCCTGCCGAAAACTTGACAAAAAAGCATGCAGAATTTGGCCCACTGGGTGATCCATCCCATCTTTATACCAGTGTGGTCTTTGGAGGTGAAATACCAGACCCGGTGGTCGATGAGCCTCCATACTTCATCATCTTGACAACCTATATCAGTTTCCTTGTTCTTATATTTCTTGGCCACTTCCAGGACTTTGTCTCCAGATGGTTCCAGCCGCATACATACCTGCGCCTTAGGTCCCAAAATGGATATGCTTCTTTGTACAACGGTTTCGAGAGCTTCTTTTCTCGGCGTATGAAGCAACGCATCAATGATTGCTTCGAACGACCTACCACTGGAGTTCCCGGCAGGCATGTTGTTCTACTTGACCGGATCTCAAAAGACAATATTCATTTTGAACTTACCGGTAAAGCAACAGACACGCTTAATCTGAGCTCATACAACTATCTGGGGTTTGCGCAATCGGAAGGACCCTGTGCCGACACAGTGGAAGAGACCATTTACCGAGATGGAATAAGTATGGCGGGGCCATATCCAGGAACTACAAAACTACTTGTCGAGGTGGAGGATCAGATCTCCCGGTTGGTTGGCAAGGACGCGGCAATCGTGTTCTCGATTGGCTTTGTGACGAATTCGACTGTTTTTCAAGCGCTTGTCCAGCGTGAATGTTTGATCCTGTCAGACGAATTCAATCATGCCTCTATTCGATTCGGTGCTAGGCTTTCAGGAGCAGCCATAGAGGTCTTTGCACACAATAATATGACGAGTCTCGATGAGAAGCTGAGGCAGGCCATTTCCCAAGGCCAGCCGCGAACACATCGAccgtggaagaagatcatggTCACCGTTGAAGGACTATACTCGATGGAAGGAACGATGTGCAACCTTCCACAAATTCTGGAGCTCAAGAAAAAATATAAATTTTATCTCTTCATTGACGAGGCGCATTCGATTGGAGCAATCGGCAGTCGAGGACGTGGAGTATGTGATTACTTCAAAGTTGACCCTGCTGATGTTGACATTTTAATGGGCACGTTCACCAAGTCATTCGGTGCCACCGGTGGCTATGTCGCTGCGAACCAGCCGATCATTGACAAGCTACGCTGCACCAATGCCGGCCAAGCGTACAGCGAAGCTCCAACACTCCCAGTACTTGCCCaaatttcttcttcacttcGATTGATCGCAGACGAGGACCCTCTTTACCCGGGTCAGGGTCTTGAGCGAATGCAACGCCTGACATTCAACTCGAGGTATCTCAGGCTAGGTTTGAAAAGACTTGGATTCATTGTTTACGGCCATGATGACTCTCCAATCGTGCCCCTAATGCTGTATCATCCGGCTAAGATGCCAGCCTTCTCAAGAGAAATGCTGCGACGCAAAATCTCGGTGGTCGTTGTTACCTATCCCGCTACGCCGTTGGAACTTTCCCGTGCACGATTGTGTGTATCTGCAGCGCATACCAAGGACGATCTCGACCGCGTCTTGGAAGCCTGCgacgaagttggagaagcaCTACAACTAAAGTTCTCCTCTGGGAAAGCTGGTGGATTGAAACAGCCAAGACCATGCGTGACGATATCACCAGATAAAATTACTGAGCCTCCACGCTGGACATTGACAGAGATCATAAAATGGGGAGTTCGAGATGCGAAGCTGACTTTGTATTGAAGCGTCAGAATGTCACTTTCTGTATTTATGGCGCCATCGGCGGTGTTTCTTCGAGTGAATTATCAGTCAACATCGGGTCCAGAAATCTTGGTGTAGACTATGCTTCAAGTAATATGTAGCATCGCGTAGAAAATTGTCACCCTCTACATACTGATCTTAAGAGGCGAACTGGTTAATGGGTGTGGAGCAAATCGCCACTTGTGGTTGGTTTAACTTACAAAAGTTGGGAGGCTGTCTAGAGCAGTTCACGTGACTAGGCCGGCTGGTTAGGGCTGTGGCCCTCCTGGGTTCTCCCGCACAAAAGTATCGCCGCCCTCGCTTAGCGACCGCCGAGCTGCGAACCACATCCGACTCCGTTGTGTGCGTCGAACCTGCCCACAACGACAACAACCGCCGACAACATACATCCCCAGGGAGTATCCTAGAGCAGTGCTCTTCCTTTCGCTGGATATTTTCCTTTTGAACCGGTGACAGGATGTCCTCTATCGATCCAGTGGTGCGTACCGCCGTCTCCGATGAAACGACCGTTATATCTACACAACAGGGCAAAGGCCCATTTGATGAAATACAGGCGCTGACGTGTTGGATGAATTTTAGGTCGTCATCGACGGCAAGGGACACCTCCTTGGTCGCCTGGCCAGCACTGTTGCGAAGCAGCTGCTTAACGGCCAGAAGATCGTCGTCGTGAGATGTGAAGCCCTTAACATCTCTGGCGAGTTCTTCCGTGCGAAGCGTACGTTTTATCCGACCCTTTCGTTTTTGTTTGTCTTTTTTTGCTGCAAAGTTATTTTGTTATGGAAAATGGGAGGAAGGCAAGGAAACCGATAAGAAGTGGGAATTTTTGATATCAAATGGAGCGACGGAAATTTGGCGGCATTGTCATGATCGTTTATTTGGGCAGCAGACGGCTGACATAGGTTTGCGGCAACAGTCAAGTACCACGCCTACCTCCGCAAGATCACCCGTTACAACCCTACCCGCGGTGGTCCCTTCCACTTCCGCGCTCCTTCTCGCATCTTCTACAAGGCCGTCCGCGGAATGATCCCTCACAAGACCGCCCGcggtgctgctgctcttgagAGGctcaaggtcttcgagggTGTCCCTCCCCCTtacgacaagaagaagcgtGTCGTCGTTCCTCAGGCTCTTCGCGTCCTCCGTCTTCGCCCCGGCCGCAAGTACTGCACCGTTGGCAGACTCAGCCACGAGGTTGGCTGGAAGTACCAGGACGTTGTTGCCAGGTGCGTATTTATCCGACACCAAGAATTGGTGAGGTACTGGTGCTGGGATTTTGGCTAACAAAGCATTTTATAACAGACTTGAGGAGCGGAGAAAGGTTAAGAGCAGCGCCTACTACgagcgcaagaaggctgcccgCCGCCAACTTGCTCACGCGCAGAAGTCGGCGAGCGTTCCCGAGAACACCAAGAGCCAGCTCGCTGAGTACGGATTCTAGATTATACCTGGTTGCGCGGCTGGTTGCTTGTGTCTTTGATGGGGTGGGTTGGGATCGCGAGCGGTTTTTACTTTCAGCGAAGTTTGGAAGGGAGGCTGATCGGCGACCTTTCTTCTCAGTTCCTACCTTGTCATGGGATCCAGCAGCGTTTCATGCTAGGATGCACATGTGAGGCGGGAGAGACCGGTGTCGTCTTTAAAACAAAAGTACAATACAGGAGTCATATGGGATGAAAAGGTTGTTCAAAATAGCTGACCCATTATTTCGCGCCGTGGCGGTTTAATCCAAGAAATTTTCAAGAGTTCATGACCTGCAATTCATCTATACACGTTAAATTATATCTCATGTTTTCCCTCTGCGCAGCCATACTTTCCGCAAATACCTGAATTTCCCTAATACCGGCAATTCTTCAAACTAGCTCTTGTCGAAGAACCACTTTAGTCTTCACTGCCGTGCATTGTTCAGGCGATGATCACTAAAGGTTAACCTCGGCCGATTCCCACATAACACAATCTCAGTGATGTCATACCGCTTGTATGTAGCTGCAACACCTTGACCAACAGCCCCTTCATATAGATATAAGAGTAGGGACAAGCGATTCGAATAGGTATACCGATTCTGAGTATTCACGCCGAGGTACGCGTGAACTCCAACTACTCACTTCGTCAACGACGGCGGTCAATCCTTCGTGATCATGGGTAGGCCGTGGCTGAAAATTAAAGTGCACGCTATTGCTAACAGCAGTATCTAATACAGTTCTTAGCATCGGTACTCGGTAATCAAGCAAACCTCCTGAAAATCATAGTTTCGTGGTAAACTGGGGACCTCAAAAGCGGAATAAGGCGGAAAGATAAAATCCGCTGCGGATTTAAACACTATGATGGCAACCTACTAATCGTCCATCTTATGATTGATGTGTTTTGCAAGATCCTTCAGTTCTGAGCTGTACAATCACTGTTTGAGCAGCCGTTAAACCCAGCATATTAGGACATTCCGGAGGGCCGGAACAAGACCACTATAGCTGAGAGTAGTCCGCCTCGGACTACGGACATCTCTCCGCAGTAATCAATTGGATCTTCCCCGCACCCTAACACTTGGGCACTCCACCACGCCCGCTCCCGCTTGGACTGGGGCTTCCTCAGGCCCGTACGACCGGACTTTATCTAGGTCGACTCGGCTGTTCACCCCTCGGTACTTGGTATATTTAGCAACACAAACTTCTTTTGCCTTTTCCACCTCCCTCATCCGTAGAACTCGCCCTTCCTTTTACCCTTGTCATCCTCATTACCCTTCAACCTACCAACAAATGTCTACAGCCAAATCTCgcctctccagccttctcGGCCACTTTCAACAGCCCCTTGATGCTAACAGCACAGCGACTCCCGCTCCGGTAAACAGCTTTAAAAATGTCAATTTCCACACATTGTCTCCTA encodes the following:
- the rpl16a gene encoding ribosomal 60S subunit protein L16 (transcript_id=CADANIAT00004462), which codes for MSSIDPVVVIDGKGHLLGRLASTVAKQLLNGQKIVVVRCEALNISGEFFRAKLKYHAYLRKITRYNPTRGGPFHFRAPSRIFYKAVRGMIPHKTARGAAALERLKVFEGVPPPYDKKKRVVVPQALRVLRLRPGRKYCTVGRLSHEVGWKYQDVVARLEERRKVKSSAYYERKKAARRQLAHAQKSASVPENTKSQLAEYGF
- a CDS encoding intradiol ring-cleavage dioxygenase (transcript_id=CADANIAT00004460), whose protein sequence is MHLLQACKLAVIATAGIALAHPGAHEPSSYTSMNKRNFLHNARSSLDKCADKLEERGIKARAEARRAALLDKHRSAFVNTSRHSDLHVTLNTPADELSDKNPVCILAPEGEIGPFWVKGELIRYDISDGEDGIPMYLDGQLIDINTCEPIKDLYWDVWNCNATGVYSGVQSSMNGNGDDDSNLDKTFLRGIRKTDEDGVAGFKTVFPGHYSGRTTHVHVVAHLNATLLPNNTLTGGYVPHIGQLFFDQDLISAVETTYPYNTNTVAITENANDHVVIVETEDSNSDPFFQYSLLGDSIEDGIFAWVTLGVNSSVSHDSAVSYAATLISDGGVSISNAGSGVSF
- a CDS encoding putative serine palmitoyltransferase 1 (transcript_id=CADANIAT00004461), with amino-acid sequence MVSLRSVTRCFNDENTAGTTADLATGPAENLTKKHAEFGPLGDPSHLYTSVVFGGEIPDPVVDEPPYFIILTTYISFLVLIFLGHFQDFVSRWFQPHTYLRLRSQNGYASLYNGFESFFSRRMKQRINDCFERPTTGVPGRHVVLLDRISKDNIHFELTGKATDTLNLSSYNYLGFAQSEGPCADTVEETIYRDGISMAGPYPGTTKLLVEVEDQISRLVGKDAAIVFSIGFVTNSTVFQALVQRECLILSDEFNHASIRFGARLSGAAIEVFAHNNMTSLDEKLRQAISQGQPRTHRPWKKIMVTVEGLYSMEGTMCNLPQILELKKKYKFYLFIDEAHSIGAIGSRGRGVCDYFKVDPADVDILMGTFTKSFGATGGYVAANQPIIDKLRCTNAGQAYSEAPTLPVLAQISSSLRLIADEDPLYPGQGLERMQRLTFNSRYLRLGLKRLGFIVYGHDDSPIVPLMLYHPAKMPAFSREMLRRKISVVVVTYPATPLELSRARLCVSAAHTKDDLDRVLEACDEVGEALQLKFSSGKAGGLKQPRPCVTISPDKITEPPRWTLTEIIKWGVRDAKLTLY